Proteins from a genomic interval of Capsicum annuum cultivar UCD-10X-F1 chromosome 4, UCD10Xv1.1, whole genome shotgun sequence:
- the LOC107866978 gene encoding 50S ribosomal protein L31, chloroplastic has product MALTLSNTFLQKNVATPAFSLNKVGVGSDQMRWSCRKKDIHPQFYENAKVYCNGEHVMTTGGTKNEYTVDVWSGNHPFYQGSRSQLLLDADQVEKFRKKFSGLSQIMQIPTLKGEIVLPPKKKKPTKKK; this is encoded by the exons ATGGCGCTCACTCTCTCCAACACTTTCCTCCAAAAAAATGTCGCCACTCCTGCATTCTCCCTCAACAAG GTGGGAGTTGGGAGTGATCAGATGAGGTGGAGCTGCAGGAAGAAGGACATACACCCGCAGTTCTACGAGAATGCTAAGGTTTATTGTAACGGAGAGCATGTGATGACAACAGGGGGGACAAAGAATGAGTACACAGTGGATGTTTGGTCAGGTAATCACCCTTTTTACCAAGGTAGTCGTTCACAGCTTCTTCTTGATGCTGATCAGGTAGAAAAATTCCGGAAGAAGTTTAGTGGGTTATCGCAGATTATGCAAATTCCTACTCTCAAAGGTGAGATTGTGCTTCCTCCTAAGAAGAAGAAACCGACCAAGAAGAAGTAG
- the LOC107866976 gene encoding uncharacterized protein LOC107866976: MDNEVFDSVKFEKNKAIARYNRFQNMMKMLQILEVFVAVALISWSWTRIPTVVKISGEFLVKVTGYLFKPHIVFLLGNAIIVAIVVLCRQTDAGANNSVGDDDVLNEEIHHTDTSVQQQIVNDLPDLSPASPPEIAEPIVAAIEDKQIVLSECKAPEIQCNDMDTAIDTATKQIQKFKRTQSEKLKKQITTNPLKELRRSETDRRTIVPVEGVDTLSNEEFRLTIEAFIKKNQIFFEKQRLAENEPEKYERIGIEAF; the protein is encoded by the coding sequence ATGGATAATGAAGTGTTTGATAGTGTGAAATTTGAGAAAAACAAAGCGATTGCTAGGTATAATCGGTTTCAAAATATGATGAAGATGCTGCAAATTTTAGAAGTTTTTGTGGCGGTTGCTTTGATTTCCTGGTCATGGACTCGTATTCCGACGGTGGTGAAAATATCAGGCGAATTTTTGGTTAAAGTGACTGGTTATTTGTTCAAACCGCATATAGTTTTTCTCCTCGGCAATGCGATTATTGTTGCAATCGTCGTGCTTTGCCGGCAGACTGATGCCGGAGCGAACAATTCtgttggtgatgatgatgttcTAAACGAGGAGATTCACCATACTGATACTTCAGTTCAACAACAGATTGTGAATGATTTGCCAGATTTATCTCCTGCTTCGCCGCCGGAGATAGCGGAGCCTATTGTAGCAGCAATTGAAGATAAACAGATCGTTTTATCGGAGTGTAAGGCTCCGGAGATTCAATGCAACGACATGGATACAGCAATAGACACAGCAACAAAGCAAATTCAAAAGTTCAAAAGGACTCAATCTGAGAAACTGAAGAAACAAATTACAACGAATCCACTAAAAGAGCTCCGGCGTTCGGAAACAGATAGACGCACGATAGTACCAGTGGAGGGAGTCGATACACTGAGCAATGAAGAATTTCGGCTTACAATTGAAGCATTCATAAAGAAGAACCAAATCTTCTTCGAAAAACAGAGGTTAGCCGAAAATGAACCAGAAAAATATGAACGAATTGGTATCGAAGCTTTCTGA